The DNA region TGTGACGCCCGCGACCGCCAGTCGACCAAGGCGACGCTGATCTCGCTCGTCGAGTACGTCCTCTCCATGGTCTCCACGCGCGCGCTCCAGTAGCCGAGCGTCACCCGACGCCCGCCGTAGCCACGCTCCGGCGGGTGTCGGCGTTTTGATGAGATCTCAATGGCTGCCGTGACTGTGCAGTAGCGGCGTGGGTCTGGGAGGATGACGCGTTGTGCGGAAGTTCAGGTTGTGGTGGCGCAAGGTGACCCCGAAGTGGAACCTGAGGCGCCTGTGGGCGAAGATGTGGTCCGTGATCACGACCCCGTACGCCGATGCGACGGCCGTCGCTGCCGTCGACGAGGCCCGCGCCGCGCTCCTGTCCGACGTCCCAGCCGGTGACGTCGGAGAACATCTCGGTCATGTGGCCGAGAATGGTGCCGGCCCAGGCGTCGTGACCCACCTGTTCGCCTGCACCCGCAAGGGCTACGTCGGCTGGCACTGGTCGGTCACGGTCGTCTACGTCCCGGTCCTGGGCGAGGCCTCCGAGGTGACCGTCAACGAGGTCGTCCTCGTTCCCGGCGACGCCGCGATCGTGGCCCCCGCCTGGGTGCCCTACCGCGACCGGATCAAGCCCGGCGATCTCTCGCCCGGCGACCTGCTCCCGGTCGAGGACGACGACGCCCGGCTGGTCCCGACGTACGCCTTCGGCGACGACCCGCTCGACGCCGACGAGAAGGCGCAGGTGCGCGAGGTCGCCAAGGATCTCGGTCTCGGTCGTGTCCGCACCCTGTCGACCTCGGGCTTCGATGCCGCCGCCGAGCGGTGGTACGCAGGTGAGGGCGGCCCCGAGGCGCCGCTCGCCCAGGCCGCCCCCGACCAGTGCCACAGCTGTGGCTTCCTGGTCCGCCTGACCGGCCACCTGGCCTCGACCTTCGGCGTCTGCGCCAACGGTGACGCCAACGACGACGGCAAGGTGGTCAGCCTCAACCACGGGTGCGGTGCGCACTCGGAGGTGCGGCTGGCGAAGAAGCACGAGCCGCAGCCGCTGCCGGACCCGGTCTTCGACACGATCAGCGACGACGTCGAGGCGTTCTAGCCGAGGCCCTCGGCCCGCAGCCGACGGGCCTTGCGGCGCCGGGTCAGCTCGATGCCGATGGCACCGATGCCGAACGCGGCCAGGCAGGTCCAGATCCACCAGGTCCAGCCGCGGTCGTTGAGCAGACCCCAGAAGGGGAGCAGGGCCACGAACCCGACGAGCCAGCCGAGGGTGGCGAGCTCGAAGGCGCGGATACCGTCCTCGTCGACCAGCTCGATCTTGGGCTCGGGTCGGACCTCGACCGGCTCCTCGACGGGCGGCTGGTCGTAGCCGTAGTCCTGGGAGTAGTCGCCGTCCGCGGGGTAGTAGTCGCCCTCGTACCCGTCGTACTGCTGCTCCGGGTAGCCGCCGGAGTAGTCGTCATCCCGGTACTGGTCACTCATGGCCCCAATCTATCGGGGGCTAGTCTGGAGACGCTGAGCCCCTGCGTACGACTCGACGACCTGGAGGTCCTGATGGCTTCGCTCCGCTGCCCTTGCGGCACCAACTTCCGCACCGAGACCGATGACGAGCTGGTCGAGCAGGTGCAGGAGCACCTCGCCGAGGCTCACCCCGGCCGCACCTACAGCCGGGACGACATCCTCATGCTCGCCGCGATGTCCTGACCGTGTGACGGCGCCCTCATCAGGGCGCCGTCTCTTTCCGGAATAGTTAGCGCCGGTAAGCAGTTATGCTTACCGACATGCCTACCGCACAGCCCGTCTCCGCGCCCGACGCGGCCTCCGACATCCCCGAGGTCGCCTCGGAGCTGCGCACCTCCGTCATGCGGATGCGCCGCCGCCTGGCCAACGAGCGCCACCCCGACAACGACCTCTCGCTGGGGTCGATGGCGGTCCTCGGGGCGCTGTACGCCAACGACGAGATGACCCTCGGCGCTCTCGCCGCACGCGAGCGGGTCCAGCCGCCGAGCATGACCAGGATGGTCAACTTCCTCGAGGAGGGCGGCTACGTCGTGCGCCGCCAGGGTGAGACCGACCGCCGCCAGGTGCTGGTCTCGATCACCGACAAGGGCCGCCGGACCGTACGCAAGGACCGGCTGAGCCGCGACGCCTGGCTCGCCCAGCAGCTCGTCGGCCTCGATGCCGACGAGCTCGCCGCCCTCCGCACCGCCGCTTCGATCATGGAGAGAATAGCCACCAGTTGAGTCCCACGTTCCGTTCCCTGCGCAGCCACAACTACCGCCTCTACCTAGCCGGAAGTGTCGTCTCCAACGTCGGCACCTGGATGCAACGCATCGCCCAGGACTGGCTCGTGCTCAGCCTGGGCGGCGGGGGAGCGGCACTCGGTATCACCACCGGTCTCCAGTTCCTCCCCATCCTCCTGCTCAGCCCCTACGCCGGCGTCATCGCCGACCGCTTCCCGAAGCGCCGCCTGCTGCAGGCCGCCCAGGGCTGGATGGCCC from Nocardioides luteus includes:
- a CDS encoding DUF3027 domain-containing protein translates to MWSVITTPYADATAVAAVDEARAALLSDVPAGDVGEHLGHVAENGAGPGVVTHLFACTRKGYVGWHWSVTVVYVPVLGEASEVTVNEVVLVPGDAAIVAPAWVPYRDRIKPGDLSPGDLLPVEDDDARLVPTYAFGDDPLDADEKAQVREVAKDLGLGRVRTLSTSGFDAAAERWYAGEGGPEAPLAQAAPDQCHSCGFLVRLTGHLASTFGVCANGDANDDGKVVSLNHGCGAHSEVRLAKKHEPQPLPDPVFDTISDDVEAF
- a CDS encoding DUF2530 domain-containing protein — protein: MSDQYRDDDYSGGYPEQQYDGYEGDYYPADGDYSQDYGYDQPPVEEPVEVRPEPKIELVDEDGIRAFELATLGWLVGFVALLPFWGLLNDRGWTWWIWTCLAAFGIGAIGIELTRRRKARRLRAEGLG
- a CDS encoding DUF1059 domain-containing protein gives rise to the protein MASLRCPCGTNFRTETDDELVEQVQEHLAEAHPGRTYSRDDILMLAAMS
- a CDS encoding MarR family winged helix-turn-helix transcriptional regulator; the encoded protein is MPTAQPVSAPDAASDIPEVASELRTSVMRMRRRLANERHPDNDLSLGSMAVLGALYANDEMTLGALAARERVQPPSMTRMVNFLEEGGYVVRRQGETDRRQVLVSITDKGRRTVRKDRLSRDAWLAQQLVGLDADELAALRTAASIMERIATS